The Candidatus Rokuibacteriota bacterium region GTGGTGGGGGCTGGGGCACGCCTCCCAGCAGATCAACGTTGCCACCATGGTCACCATCTGGTATCTCCTCGCCACGCTCACGGTGGGCGCCACGCCGGTCAATGAAAAGGTCTGCCGCTCGGCCTTCGTGCTCTACATCCTCTTCATCAACCTCGCCTCGGCCCACCACCTGCTGGTGGATCCGCAGCTGTCCCCGGCGTGGAAGATCTGGAACACGAGCTACGGCATGTACCTGGCCGTGCTCGCCAGCATGATCCACGGCATGACGGTGCCCGCGTCGATCGAGGTGGCGCAGCGGCGCAAGGGGCTGACCAAGGGGCTCTTCGAATGGCTGGCGAAAGCGCCCTGGGGCAATCCGGGCTTCGCCGGGATGGCGCTGTCGCTCGTCCTCTTCGGCTTCATCGGCGGGATCACCGGCGTCACCTTCGGGGCGGAGCAGATCAACATCATCTCCCACAACACGCTCAGGATCACGGGCCACTTCCACGCGACCGTGGTCGCCGGCACGACGATCGCCTTCATGGCGCTGACGTACTACGTCCTGCCGCTGATCTTCCGCCGCTACGTCATCTCGCAGAAGCTCGCGACGCTGCAGATCTACCTCTTCGCCATCGGCATGACGATCTTCATCGGTGGCATGACCACGGCGGGCTCCTACGCGATCCCGCGCCGCCACTGGGACGTGCAGTTCGCGACCTCCCAGTTCCAGCCGCCCGTCGAGGCCGCGGCGTTCCTGTTCCTCGGCATCATGGGCGTGGGCGGGCTCTTCGCCCTGGCGGGCGGGGCGCTCTACGTCGTGCTCACCGTGGGCACGGTGCTCTTCGGCCGGCGCGTGCCCGACACGCCGGGCGCGGTGCCGCTGGCGGCCCTGCCCCAGGACAAGGGGCAGCACGTGCCGATCTCCGGCACGCTCGTGCTGGTCTTCGTCTTCCTGGCGTCATTCATCATCTATTACTTCCTGAACTGGAAGTGGCTGGCGGACATCTGGCTGGTGAAGTGAGGCGCGCCGTGACTCCCGAGGCGATCATGCCGGTGCTAGGAAGCGGTCCGGCAATCCTCCTCCGTGGCACGGACGCCGCGCCGACGAGACCCGCCGTCGTGCGCCCCGCCCCGGCGGCGCTCGTTCCCGCAGACACCCGGCGCCTGCTCGTCGGCTGGCTGGGCCTCGCGCTGGCTTCCCTCGTCGTCGCGGGCTTCTTCGCGATGCTGGCGGCCTTCGCGCGGACGCCGGCCGTCCAGATCCTGCCGACGGCAGAGCTCTTCCATCTCTCGCTGACTTCGCACGTGACCTTCGCCTTCACGGTCTGGTTCGTCACCTTCGCCGGCGCGCTGTGGATCTACGCGGCGTGGCGCGCCAACTACCGCCTCTCCTGGTGGGCCTCGTGGTCGGCGCTCTGGCTCGCCGTCGCGGGGTCGGCGGGTCTCGCCGTACCGGCGCTCTCGGCCTCGGGCAAGCCCTACCTCAACGACTATCTGCCGATCATCGACCACCCGTTCTTCTGGGCGGGGCTGGTGCTCCTTGGGATCGGGATGAGCCTCCAGGCAGGCGCCTATCTCGCCGCGTCACTGCCGGTGCTCTTGAGAAGGGGCGGCGCCCGCGCCGCGGACGACTCACCCGAGGCACTGGCCATGGCCGTGGGCGCGGCGGCGACCGTCATCGCCACGGCCGCCTTCGGGATCGCGCTGCTCAGGCTCGACCCCTCGGTGCCCTTCGGCTACCGGCTCCGCGCCTTCGCCTGGGGCGGCGGGCACATTCTGCAGTTCCTGCACGTGGCGGGCATGGCCGCGGCGTGGTTCGTGTCCATCGCGCTCTCCGTCGCCGTCGTGCTGCCGGCGCGGCGCGTCCTGCGCGCGCTGCTCTGGGCGCTCCTGCCTTTCATGATTGCCGCGGGGGCCGCCTACGTCGTGGAGCGGCCCGAGACGCTCCTGATCAACCGGTGGATCACGCTGCTCACATTCGGCGGCCTCGGCGCGGCGGCGGTGCCGGTGCTGCTGATGGCGGCCTCCGCCGCCTTCCGAGCGAAGCGCCCGCTGCCCTGGTCGAGCCCGCTCTTCTCCGGCATGACCGTGTCCTTCGCGCTCTTCGCGATCGGCGGGATCATGGGGCTGATCGGCTTCACCCAGGACACCCGCGTGCCGGCGCACTACCACGGCATGGTCGGCGCCGTCACGCTCGCCTACATGGGGCTGACGCCGCTCCTCCTCGAGATCTGCGGCCGGCAGCCCTGGCGGCAGCGCTGGATGCGCTGGCAGCCGTGGCTGTACGGCGTGGGCCTCCTCGGCATCATGGCCGGCATGCACTGGGCCGGCGGCCACGGGGCGCCGCGCAAGACCTTCGGCTTCACCTGGGCCAACGCCCAGGCGCTGATCGGGCTGAACCTCATGGGGCTGGGATCGGTGCTGGCCATCGCGGGCGGGCTCGCCTTCGTGATCAACATGGGCCTGCCGCTCTTGCGCCGGCGGGAGGGCGCGCCATGATCGCCGCCTACGTCGAATCGCTCAAGCTCCGCGTCGGAACCTTCATCGGGATGGCGGCCGTGCTCGGCTACGTCGGCACAGCGCCGGGCGGGCTGTCGCCCGCTTCGCTCGGCCTGCTCTTCGTCGTCACCGTGATGGCCGCGGGCGGCGCGGGCGCGCTGAACCACTTCCTCGACCGCGACCTCGACGCGCTCATGCCGCGCACGGCGAAGCGCCCACTGCCCTCCGGCCGCATCCGCGGGTGGAACGTGGTGGCGCTCGGGCTCGGCATGGTCGCCCTCGCGGTCAGCGTCGCCCTCTGGCGGCTCAACCGCCTGGTGGCGCTGCACCTCTTCCTGGGCGCCTTCACCTACGTCGTCGTGTACACGATCTGGCTCAAGCGGCGCTCGTGGCTCAACGTGGTCATCGGCGGCCTCGCGGGCTCCTTCGCGGTCATGGCCGGCGGCGCCCTGGCGCGGCCGGAGCTGTGCCTGCCGCCCGTGCTCTTCGCCACGGTGCTCTTCTTCTGGAGCCCGTCGCACTTCTGGTCGCTCGCGATCGCCTACAAGCAGGAGTACGCGGGAGCGCGGATCCCGATGCTGCCCGCGGTCAAAGGCGAGGCGCACGCGGCGTGCAGCATCCTCTTCAACACCGTCGCTCTCCTCGTGGCGAGCGTGCTGCCCTTCATCCTCGGACTCGCGGGCTGGACCTACGTGCTCGTCGGCGTCGTGCCCGGCGGGACTAACCTGCTGCGTCGCAACTTCCTGCTCGTGGACGCGCCGCAGGACCGAAAGCTCGCCATGGCGAACTTCCACGCCTCGAACCTCTTCCTCCTGCTGCTCTTCGTGGGCGTGGTCGCGGACGCCTGGGTGCGCGCGTGGTGAAACGCCTTCTCACCGGTCCCCTCTTCGCCCCGACGCTGATGGTGGCCATCTTCGGTCTCGGGGCGGCGACGGTCGCCTTCCTGCTCTTTGGACCTGGGTTAGCCCCGTGGGCCGACACGCTCCTGACCGCCTGCTTCGGCTGGAATGCCGACACGCGCCGCTACCGGCTCGACGCGCTCATCCTGACGCTGCTGCAGCCGCCGCTCTTCGCCGTCGTGGTCTGGGCTTTCTACGCGGACGAGCTGCGGGCCTTCCTCGCGCGGCGCGGCGGCAGGGTCGTGGCCGTGACGGCTCCGGCGGTCTTCGTAGCGCTGGCGGCATCTTTGCTGGTCACGGGCGAGATCTCGGCATCGGGCGCCGCGCCGACACCGGCCGAGCTCATGAGCCCGCTCCGCCAGGGCCGTCCCGCGCCCGAGTTCGCGCTCACCGACCATCGCGGCCGGCCCGTCTCTCTCGCCGCGCTTCGCGGTCGCCCCGTGGTGGTAACCTTCGTGTATGCGGACTGCCACGCCTCCTGCCCGCTCCTCATCGCCCGGCTCAAGGCCCTCGAGGCGCGGAGCGCCCCTGACGTCGCGTTCATCGCGATCAGCCTCGATCCCCAGCGGGACACACCGGCGTCGCTCGCGGGCGCGGCGGTGCGATGGGAGCTCGGCTCCCGCTGGCACCTCTTGAGCGGGGCGCCGGCATCGGTGAAGGACACGCTCAGCGCCTACGGTGTCCAGTACGCGCCGCTGCCCGCCGGCGAGATCGCCCACGAGAACCTCGTGTTGATCGTCGACCGCCGAGGCCGCCTCGCCTTCACGTACCGGGGGCTCGCGCATCCGGAGGACCGGCAGGCCGCCGACCTTGCGCGCCTCTCAGCTGAGCGCGGGTAGCGTCGTGTACGAGCCCCACGCCCACGAGGCCGGCAACGCGCCGGCCAAGCCGGACGGGCGCGCGACGCCGCTGGGGCTCGCGCCGGTGCCGGCGGCGGCGCTGCCGTTCGCCATCTTCCCGACACCCGCCCGCCCGCGCGAGCCCGTCCACCGGCGCTGGCTCCTGCGCGTGGGCACCGCGTGGCAGTGGGCCGAAGTAGCGCTCGACCGGCTCGTCTCTCCGCCGCTCAACCCGCTCTACCACACGGGCACGATCGCGATGTTCTCGCTGGCCGTCGCTCTCTTCACCGGGATCTACCTCTTCCTCTTCTACCGGGTGGGCGTGGACGCCGCGCACCGCTCGATCGAAGGCATCATGGCCCAGCCGTGGGGGATCGGCTCGCTCACGCGCTCGCTCCATCGCTACTCGTCCGACGCGGCCATCCTGGCGGCCGTCCTCCACG contains the following coding sequences:
- a CDS encoding cbb3-type cytochrome c oxidase subunit I, whose translation is MEAVFRTCAQTGLKIHNQAERLIKVHAVAGVFAILFGGIAAVLVLLTRWPAVHLLDPTSFYRALTFHGINMLIFWIIFFEIAVLYFAGPIVLSCRLAWPRLGWAGFGLMVAGSLLINTAILAGRADVMMTSYAPLQAVSYFYLGWILFAVGALIGVCNFFATLVVARAERTYEGSIPLVTFGAATAAIIAVFTLAHGAIIYIPTWLWSLGIISYIDPGIYRLVWWGLGHASQQINVATMVTIWYLLATLTVGATPVNEKVCRSAFVLYILFINLASAHHLLVDPQLSPAWKIWNTSYGMYLAVLASMIHGMTVPASIEVAQRRKGLTKGLFEWLAKAPWGNPGFAGMALSLVLFGFIGGITGVTFGAEQINIISHNTLRITGHFHATVVAGTTIAFMALTYYVLPLIFRRYVISQKLATLQIYLFAIGMTIFIGGMTTAGSYAIPRRHWDVQFATSQFQPPVEAAAFLFLGIMGVGGLFALAGGALYVVLTVGTVLFGRRVPDTPGAVPLAALPQDKGQHVPISGTLVLVFVFLASFIIYYFLNWKWLADIWLVK
- the cyoE gene encoding heme o synthase; this encodes MIAAYVESLKLRVGTFIGMAAVLGYVGTAPGGLSPASLGLLFVVTVMAAGGAGALNHFLDRDLDALMPRTAKRPLPSGRIRGWNVVALGLGMVALAVSVALWRLNRLVALHLFLGAFTYVVVYTIWLKRRSWLNVVIGGLAGSFAVMAGGALARPELCLPPVLFATVLFFWSPSHFWSLAIAYKQEYAGARIPMLPAVKGEAHAACSILFNTVALLVASVLPFILGLAGWTYVLVGVVPGGTNLLRRNFLLVDAPQDRKLAMANFHASNLFLLLLFVGVVADAWVRAW
- a CDS encoding SCO family protein; translation: MKRLLTGPLFAPTLMVAIFGLGAATVAFLLFGPGLAPWADTLLTACFGWNADTRRYRLDALILTLLQPPLFAVVVWAFYADELRAFLARRGGRVVAVTAPAVFVALAASLLVTGEISASGAAPTPAELMSPLRQGRPAPEFALTDHRGRPVSLAALRGRPVVVTFVYADCHASCPLLIARLKALEARSAPDVAFIAISLDPQRDTPASLAGAAVRWELGSRWHLLSGAPASVKDTLSAYGVQYAPLPAGEIAHENLVLIVDRRGRLAFTYRGLAHPEDRQAADLARLSAERG
- a CDS encoding cbb3-type cytochrome c oxidase subunit I encodes the protein MTPEAIMPVLGSGPAILLRGTDAAPTRPAVVRPAPAALVPADTRRLLVGWLGLALASLVVAGFFAMLAAFARTPAVQILPTAELFHLSLTSHVTFAFTVWFVTFAGALWIYAAWRANYRLSWWASWSALWLAVAGSAGLAVPALSASGKPYLNDYLPIIDHPFFWAGLVLLGIGMSLQAGAYLAASLPVLLRRGGARAADDSPEALAMAVGAAATVIATAAFGIALLRLDPSVPFGYRLRAFAWGGGHILQFLHVAGMAAAWFVSIALSVAVVLPARRVLRALLWALLPFMIAAGAAYVVERPETLLINRWITLLTFGGLGAAAVPVLLMAASAAFRAKRPLPWSSPLFSGMTVSFALFAIGGIMGLIGFTQDTRVPAHYHGMVGAVTLAYMGLTPLLLEICGRQPWRQRWMRWQPWLYGVGLLGIMAGMHWAGGHGAPRKTFGFTWANAQALIGLNLMGLGSVLAIAGGLAFVINMGLPLLRRREGAP